AAAAGTGAAGAAGTCAAAGCGATGATTAAGTTGCTCCACAGTCTTTACTGTCAAGAATCGCCGTGTGCGTAGGCATTAAAGATGGTTGATAGAAAAAAGCTGGCGATGCCAGCTTTTTTATTGCCTGTATTAAAAGGCAATAAAAATTCTGCAAATAAAAAAACCGGCATTAAGCCGGCTTTTTCTTCACTGAAATCAGAGCGCTATTACAGAGCTTTGATTTGTGCAGCGAAACGAGACTTGTGACGAGCAGCTTTATTCTTATGAATAAGGCCTTTAGTCGCCATACGGTCTAGGATTGGTGTAACTACAGCGAAAGCTGCAGTTGCGCCTTCTTTGTCGCCAGCAGCGATTGCAGCAACAGTTTTCTTCATGTAAGTGCGCATCATTGAACGACGGCTAGCATTGTGCTGACGACGTTTTTCAGCTTGGATAGCGCGCTTCTTAGCAGATTTGTTATTTGCCAAGGGTCTAACTCCCAAAAACTTTAGTTCGGTGACAATTTAAGGGCGAGGAATATCCCTCATTTATGCCCGATTGTCAAATGATTTGTGCAAAAACCCATCGAGCCAAAAGAACTTTTGGTAAGAAAGGTTAACGCGGTTAAGATGGCGGGGATTCTATCAGCATTTTCAGACCAATGCTAATAAATATCCGCTTCGATTCTAATAAAAGGCGGAGAAAGGTTAGGCTACGGTGAGATTTCGAGGTTATTGTGAGTAAACGACTCCTTAAGTCCGGCTTGATCGTCAGTGCTATGACGCTGATTTCAAGGGTTTTGGGCTTAGTACGCGACGTAGTTGTCGCCAATTTAATGGGCGCTGGAGCCAGTGCCGATGTTTTTTTCTTCGCCAATAAGATTCCTAACTTTCTAAGACGCTTGTTTGCCGAAGGCGCCTTTTCCCAAGCGTTTGTTCCTGTTCTGACGGAGTATCACGCCAGTGGCGACATGAACAAAACGCGCGATTTGATCGCGAAAGCGTCAGGTACTCTGGGTGTGATCGTCACTGTGGTGACCATTTTGGGCGTTCTGGGTTCAGGCGTGGTCAGTGCACTTTTCGGCGCTGGATGGTTTCTGGATTGGTTGCGCGGCGGGCCTGCCGCAGAAAAGTTTGAGCTAGCGAGCTTTATCCTCAAAATTACCTTTCCTTATCTCTGGTTTATCACTTTTGTTGCGCTGTCCGGGGCTATCCTAAACACCATGGGGAGATTTGCCGTTTCCTCTTTTACTCCAGTGTTTCTCAATGTGATGATGATCTTGGCGGCTTGGTATATTGCCCCGTATCTTGCTCAGCCGGAAGTAGGCTTAGCGATAGGGGTCTTTTTAGGCGGATTGGTGCAATTTCTCTTCCAACTGCCTTTTTTAATCAAAGCAGGGGTGTTGGTCAAACCGAAATGGGGATGGCGAGATCCGGGCGTGGTTAAAATTCGCACCTTGATGCTGCCTGCGCTGTTTGGTGTCTCCGTTAGCCAAATTAACCTTCTTTTCGACACCTTTATTGCCAGCTTTTTGCAAACCGGTTCGATCTCTTGGCTCTACTATTCTGACCGCTTGCTCGAGTTCCCGCTTGGCTTGTTCGGCATTGCGATTGCGACGGTTATCTTACCTGCGCTGTCGCGTAAACACGTTGATGCACACAGTGAAGGCTTCGCCCATACCATGGATTGGGGAGTACGTATGGTGACCTTGCTCGGCATCCCCGCCATGCTCGGACTGATGGTTTTAGCCAAACCTATGCTGATGGTACTGTTTATGCGCGGCGAGTTTAGCCCGCAAGACGTTCACCAAGCTTCTCTATCGCTGCTGGCGTACGCATCGGGCCTGCTGAATTTCATGTTGATCAAGGTTCTCGCCCCAGGGTACTACTCACGTCAGGACACCAAGACGCCAGTTAAATACGGCATTATTGCTATGGTGACCAATATGGTGTTTAACGCGATTTTCGCTTGGTTTTATGGTTATGTCGGCTTAGCGGTGGCGACAGCTCTGTCGGCATTAGTGAACATGGCGCTGCTGTATCGAGGTTTACATCTAGCTGGGGTTTACCGGATTTCTAAGCGAACCGTCTATTTTATTGCACGTTTAATCTTGGCTGGCGCAGCAATGGTTGCGGTCTTGTTGTGGAAAATGGAGCAGATGAGCACTTGGTTAGCATGGACATCGGCTCATCGCGCTGGGGAGCTACTTCTGCTGATTTTGATCGGCGCAATTGCTTACTTAATCTCGGCGTTTTTGTTCGGGATTCGGCTAAAAGACCTAAAAGCTGGGACAGAGTAAGCTCGATTAGTATATAATCCGCCAGTTTGACACTGCATAAATAGAAAAATAGAGGCACTTCGCTGTATCCAAATGGAACTGATACGAGGCATTCATAATATAAGGTCGCAGCATCGTGGCTGTGTATTAACCATCGGCAATTTTGATGGTGTCCATCTCGGGCATCAGAAAGTGTTGCGTCAGGTTTCTCTGCAAGCCAGAGCCATGTCACTGCCGTCTGTGGTCATGACTTTTGAACCTCAGCCGATGGAGTTGTTTGCCAAAGAAAAGGCACCAGCGCGATTAACCCGTTTGCGGGATAAATTTGTGCAACTTGGCAAGTTAGGACTGGATCGTTTGTTGTGTGTCAATTTCAACCGACATTTTGCCGCTCTTGATGCTGAGGCATTTATTCGCGACTTGTTGGTCGAGCGTTTGGGTGTTAAGTTTCTTGTTGTTGGTGACGATTTTTGCTTTGGCAAAGCGCGTCAAGGCAACTTCACCATGTTGCAAGAAGCAGGAAAGAAATACGGTTTTACCGTGGTTAATACTCAAAGCTTCTGTTTAGAGCAGTTACGAGTGAGCAGCACCGCCATTCGCGAGGCGTTAGCCGATGACGACTTGCCCGCTGCGGCTCAGATGCTTGGGCGGGATTACAGCATTAGCGGCCGTGTCTCTCATGGCCGGAAATTAGGCAGAACCATAGGTTTTCCGACGGCAAATATTCCGCTTAAGCGCTGTGTTTCCCCGGTTTCTGGCGTCTACGTTGTGCAAGCGTTAGGGCTTGCACAAAACGCCATTGGCGGCGTGGCCAATATTGGTCAGCGTCCGACAGTAAACGGCGTTCGTCAGCAGTTAGAAGTGCACTTATTCGACTTTCAGGCCAACTTGTATGGCAAACAGTTAGAAGTGGTACTTTTGCATAAGCTGCGTGATGAAAAAAAGTTTGAGTCTTTTGACGCACTCAAACAGCAAATTGAATTGGATGCTGAGGCAGCAAGGGTGTGGCTGCGTCAGCTAACTCGTTGAACGGTTTATTCCACCGAACAACATAATGTCTAACTTTCGCCCAATATAACGGAATTAAGAATCGATGAGTGAGTATAAAGATACCCTGAACTTACCTGAAACAGGGTTTCCGATGCGCGGCGATCTGGCTAAACGTGAGCCAGAAATGCTAAAGCGTTGGTATCAAGAAGACCTTTACGGAGCCATCCGTGAAGCGAAAAAAGGCAAGAAATCATTTGTATTGCATGATGGTCCTCCTTATGCAAACGGTGATATTCACATTGGTCACGCACTAAACAAGATTCTTAAAGACATTATTATTAAATCCAAAACACTTTCAGGTTTTGACGCACCTTACATTCCAGGTTGGGACTGCCACGGTCTACCTATCGAACTGATGGTTGAAAAGAAAGTCGGCAAACCGGGCCAAAAAGTGACCGCAGCCGAGTTTCGTGAAAAATGCCGTGAATACGCAGCAGGCCAAGTGGAAGGGCAAAAAGAGAGCTTTAAGCGTCTTGGTATCATGGGCGAGTGGGACAAACCATACCGCACTATGGATTTCGCCACTGAAGCCAACATCATCCGTGCGCTGGGTAAAATTGCCGACAACGGCCACTTACTGAAAGGGTTTAAACCGGTTCACTGGTGTACCGATTGTGGCAGCGCACTGGCAGAAGCGGAAGTGGAATACAAAAACAAAGTTTCTCCTTCTATCGACGTTCGTTTTAAAGCGGCTGATGAAGCGGCGCTGCTGGCGAAATTTGCTTTAAATGAAGGCCACGAAGGCCACGGTGACGTCTCGATCGTTATCTGGACAACCACGCCTTGGACACTGCCTGCTAACCGCGCAGTGTGTTTGCGTGAGGATCTTGAATACGTACTGATCCAAGTTGAGGGCGATGCGGCTTCAGAGCGTCAACCTGAGCGTATTATCGTTGCGGCTGAACTGGCCAAAGAGGTGATGGATCGCGCGGGTATCGAGCACTTCCACAACCTTGGTTTTGCCAAAGGTGCGGATCTTGAACTGGTTCAGTTCCAACACCCATTCTACGCGTTTACCGTGCCTGCGATCCTTGGCGATCACGTCACCACCGATTCGGGTACTGGTGTGGTTCATACTGCTCCAGGACACGGTCAAGAAGACTTTGCAGTCGGCCAAAAATATGGCCTTGAAGTGGCAAATCCTGTGGGCTCAAACGGCGTGTACCTACCAGACACTGAACTGTTTGCCGGTCAACACGTCTTCAAAGCGAATGATGCTGTCGTCGAAACGCTAAAAGAAAAAGGCGCATTGCTGCATCATCACGCTTACGAGCATAGCTACCCGCACTGCTGGCGTCACAAAACGCCCATCATCTTCCGCGCGACCCCTCAGTGGTTCGTTTCGATGGACCAAGCCGGTCTACGTGCCAAAGCACTAGAGTCGATCAAAGGCGTTCAGTGGATGCCGGAGTGGGGTCAAAGCCGCATTGAAGGGATGATCGAAGGTCGCCCAGAATGGTGTATCTCACGTCAACGTACTTGGGGTGTGCCCATTGCCCTGTTCGTGCACAAAGAAACCGCAGAATTGCATCCAAACTCGCTTGAGCTGATTGAAAAAGTGGCTCAAGTGGTTGAACAAAAAGGCATTCAAGCGTGGTGGGATCTTGACGCCGCAGAACTGCTCGGCGAAGAAGCGTCGCAGTATGAAAAAGTACTCGATACCTTAGACGTTTGGTTTGATTCTGGCGTAACACACTACGCAGTCGTTGATAAACGCGAAGAGTTCAACGGCGCACAAGCAGACATGTACCTTGAAGGTTCGGACCAACATCGTGGTTGGTTCCAGTCTTCGCTGATCTCCTCGATCGCGATGAAAGGCAAAGCGCCTTACAAGCAAGTATTGACGCACGGTTTCGTGGTCGATGGCCAAGGCCGTAAGATGTCAAAATCGATCGGTAACGTGGTCGCACCAAAAGATGTCACCAACAAGCTAGGTGCAGATATCCTGCGTCTGTGGGTTGCTTCAACTGACTATACGGGCGAAGTGGCGGTTTCTGATGAAATCCTCAAGCGTTCAGCCGATGCTTACCGTCGTATCCGTAACACGGCGCGTTTCTTCTTGGCGAACTTGAACGGTTTCAATCCAGAAACGGATATCGTGCCCGCTGATGAAATGGTTGCGCTGGATCGCTGGGCGGTAGGTCGTGCATTAGCGGCGCAGAACGAGATCGTCAAAGCGTATGAAGAGTACAACACGCACGGCGTGACGCAGCGTCTGATGCACTTCTGTTCTATCGAGATGGGTTCATTCTATCTTGACGTGATCAAAGACCGTCAGTACACCGCGAAGCGTGGTGGTCATGCACAGCGCAGCTGTCAGACCGCGCTGTACTACATCGTCGAGGCGTTGGTACGTTGGATGGCGCCAATCATGTCGTTTACTGCCGATGAAATCTGGAACCAGATGCCGGGTGAGCGTGACAAGTTTGTCTTCACTGGTGAATGGTTCGATGGTCTGTTTGGCCTTGCAGAGGGTGAAGAGCTCAACAATGCATTCTGGTCTGAAATCCAGAAAGTGCGTGGTGCGGTCAACAAACTGCTTGAAGCGGCACGCAGCGAGAAGACCATCGGTGGCTCACTACAAGCGGAACTGACGCTGTTTGCCAGCGACGATCTTGCAGCGAAAATCAACAAACTTGACGATGAGCTGCGCTTCGTTCTGCTGACTTCGGCCGCCACCGTTAAACCGCTGGGCGAGAAGTCAGACGCGGCGCAAGCCACCGACATTGAAGGTCTGTTTGTCGAAGTGCGTGCAACGGAAGCTGAGAAGTGTGACCGTTGTTGGCACCACACGCCAGACGTTGGCACTATCGCAGGTCACGAAAAAATCTGTGGCCGCTGTGTCTCTAACGTCGATGGCGAAGGCGAAGTGCGTAAGTTTGCCTAATTGTCGGCGAGCGAAAGACTGAACTTTTTATCGTAATTGCAGCCCCAGTATTCACTGGGGCTATTTTTAGGAATTAAGATGAGCGAAAAAGCACTGACGTTAAAGCAATCTGGGGTGCGCTGGCTGTGGTTAGCCTTTGTGGTGTTTGTGGCCGATATTGGCATCAAATTTGTGGTGATGGAGAAGATGGGTTACGGCTGGGCCAATCGCATTGAAGTCCTGCCATTCTTTAATTTGCTGTATGTGCATAACTATGGCGCCGCTTTCAGTTTTCTCAGTGATCAAGAGGGTTGGCAACGTTGGTTGTTCACCGGTATTGCTTTTGCGGTTACGGGCCTGTTGACCTATTGGATGAGCAAACTCTCGACGAAAGAAAAATGGAACAACATTGCTTATGCGATGATTATTGGCGGAGCCGTAGGCAACGTCTTTGATCGTTTAGTACACGGTTTTGTGGTCGATTACTTGGACTTTTTCTGGGGTAACTACCACTGGCCAGCTTTTAACTTAGCCGATGCAGCCATCTGCCTTGGCGCCG
This Vibrio navarrensis DNA region includes the following protein-coding sequences:
- the rpsT gene encoding 30S ribosomal protein S20, whose translation is MANNKSAKKRAIQAEKRRQHNASRRSMMRTYMKKTVAAIAAGDKEGATAAFAVVTPILDRMATKGLIHKNKAARHKSRFAAQIKAL
- the lspA gene encoding signal peptidase II, with the translated sequence MSEKALTLKQSGVRWLWLAFVVFVADIGIKFVVMEKMGYGWANRIEVLPFFNLLYVHNYGAAFSFLSDQEGWQRWLFTGIAFAVTGLLTYWMSKLSTKEKWNNIAYAMIIGGAVGNVFDRLVHGFVVDYLDFFWGNYHWPAFNLADAAICLGAAMIILDGFRRKESQ
- the murJ gene encoding murein biosynthesis integral membrane protein MurJ, encoding MSKRLLKSGLIVSAMTLISRVLGLVRDVVVANLMGAGASADVFFFANKIPNFLRRLFAEGAFSQAFVPVLTEYHASGDMNKTRDLIAKASGTLGVIVTVVTILGVLGSGVVSALFGAGWFLDWLRGGPAAEKFELASFILKITFPYLWFITFVALSGAILNTMGRFAVSSFTPVFLNVMMILAAWYIAPYLAQPEVGLAIGVFLGGLVQFLFQLPFLIKAGVLVKPKWGWRDPGVVKIRTLMLPALFGVSVSQINLLFDTFIASFLQTGSISWLYYSDRLLEFPLGLFGIAIATVILPALSRKHVDAHSEGFAHTMDWGVRMVTLLGIPAMLGLMVLAKPMLMVLFMRGEFSPQDVHQASLSLLAYASGLLNFMLIKVLAPGYYSRQDTKTPVKYGIIAMVTNMVFNAIFAWFYGYVGLAVATALSALVNMALLYRGLHLAGVYRISKRTVYFIARLILAGAAMVAVLLWKMEQMSTWLAWTSAHRAGELLLLILIGAIAYLISAFLFGIRLKDLKAGTE
- the ribF gene encoding bifunctional riboflavin kinase/FAD synthetase, which encodes MELIRGIHNIRSQHRGCVLTIGNFDGVHLGHQKVLRQVSLQARAMSLPSVVMTFEPQPMELFAKEKAPARLTRLRDKFVQLGKLGLDRLLCVNFNRHFAALDAEAFIRDLLVERLGVKFLVVGDDFCFGKARQGNFTMLQEAGKKYGFTVVNTQSFCLEQLRVSSTAIREALADDDLPAAAQMLGRDYSISGRVSHGRKLGRTIGFPTANIPLKRCVSPVSGVYVVQALGLAQNAIGGVANIGQRPTVNGVRQQLEVHLFDFQANLYGKQLEVVLLHKLRDEKKFESFDALKQQIELDAEAARVWLRQLTR
- the ileS gene encoding isoleucine--tRNA ligase, with the translated sequence MSEYKDTLNLPETGFPMRGDLAKREPEMLKRWYQEDLYGAIREAKKGKKSFVLHDGPPYANGDIHIGHALNKILKDIIIKSKTLSGFDAPYIPGWDCHGLPIELMVEKKVGKPGQKVTAAEFREKCREYAAGQVEGQKESFKRLGIMGEWDKPYRTMDFATEANIIRALGKIADNGHLLKGFKPVHWCTDCGSALAEAEVEYKNKVSPSIDVRFKAADEAALLAKFALNEGHEGHGDVSIVIWTTTPWTLPANRAVCLREDLEYVLIQVEGDAASERQPERIIVAAELAKEVMDRAGIEHFHNLGFAKGADLELVQFQHPFYAFTVPAILGDHVTTDSGTGVVHTAPGHGQEDFAVGQKYGLEVANPVGSNGVYLPDTELFAGQHVFKANDAVVETLKEKGALLHHHAYEHSYPHCWRHKTPIIFRATPQWFVSMDQAGLRAKALESIKGVQWMPEWGQSRIEGMIEGRPEWCISRQRTWGVPIALFVHKETAELHPNSLELIEKVAQVVEQKGIQAWWDLDAAELLGEEASQYEKVLDTLDVWFDSGVTHYAVVDKREEFNGAQADMYLEGSDQHRGWFQSSLISSIAMKGKAPYKQVLTHGFVVDGQGRKMSKSIGNVVAPKDVTNKLGADILRLWVASTDYTGEVAVSDEILKRSADAYRRIRNTARFFLANLNGFNPETDIVPADEMVALDRWAVGRALAAQNEIVKAYEEYNTHGVTQRLMHFCSIEMGSFYLDVIKDRQYTAKRGGHAQRSCQTALYYIVEALVRWMAPIMSFTADEIWNQMPGERDKFVFTGEWFDGLFGLAEGEELNNAFWSEIQKVRGAVNKLLEAARSEKTIGGSLQAELTLFASDDLAAKINKLDDELRFVLLTSAATVKPLGEKSDAAQATDIEGLFVEVRATEAEKCDRCWHHTPDVGTIAGHEKICGRCVSNVDGEGEVRKFA